Genomic window (Deltaproteobacteria bacterium):
TCCCCCCGGAGGAAGCGGTCGGTCTCGGGGGCCATCAGAAGTTCTGCCGGAACTGCAGGGACTGTCGAAGGGTCTCGCGGTCCATGAATTTGACTTCGGCCCCGAGGGGGATGCCCTGGGCCAGTCGGGTGACCGGCAGGCCCGGGGCCAGGCCGTGCAGGTGGTTCTTGAGGAAGGAACAGGTGATCTCGGCTTCGGTGGTCGCCCCCAGAGCCAGAATGATTTCTTTGGCCTGGCCGTTCAGGATCAGGCGTCGAAGCTTGTCCAATTCCAGACGGGCCGGTTCGAGGCCGTCCAAGGGGGAGAGCAGACCTCCAAGGACGAGGTAGCGTCCCCGGAAGGCCGAGGAACTTTCCAGGGTAAGG
Coding sequences:
- the recR gene encoding recombination protein RecR, which gives rise to MSFLPLPLQDLVDRFQSLPGIGPKSSLRMALAVLDWPRDRALALAGSIQALRDQLCRCSICAALADSDPCPICQDPVRDNGQICVVAEWDSLLTLESSSAFRGRYLVLGGLLSPLDGLEPARLELDKLRRLILNGQAKEIILALGATTEAEITCSFLKNHLHGLAPGLPVTRLAQGIPLGAEVKFMDRETLRQSLQFRQNF